GCCCTacagacacaggacacaggccccgcagacacagaacacaggccctacagacacaggacacaggctcgacagacacaggacacaggccctacagacacaggacacaggctcgacagacacagaacacaggccCTACAGACACAGACCTTGCAGACACAGGCCCTacagacacaggacacaggcCCTACAGACACAGGCTTGGCAGACACAGGACACAGGTTGGACCCGTCCCACCCAAGACTTTGGGCAAAAGAGCAGAAATGCCCTTCCTGTAGGGCTAAATTACAGCATCACTTCAGCTCCAGTGCCTGtctttgattggcccagaccgGTTTTGCATGTGATAAAGGATATTTTGGATATTAGATTGGATACAACCTTCTGGCACAGCAGTGGCTGGTAAGCCTGTAGGGACACTCACGGGTTTGcggtttaaagcaaaaaaatacactccaagtaactccaaagcagcttgtacaacAACACAGTGTTTACAGATGATGTGCAGACACATTAATTTCACTGCGTTTTTATTAACTATAAACAAATTACGCAACTGCTTCCTGTGATCACTGAACAACCAAAAGCacggctgcccaatcctgttcctggagttctacggtcctgtaggttttcgctccatccctaacaaagcacacctcatttacCAGCTAGAGATTTCCATGAGAACCAAGTGTACAAAATTAAGgctagagtgaaaacctacaggccggtagatctccaggaacagggttgggcagccctgatctagctgttgaatgaggtgtgctttgttagggttggagtgaaaacctacaggccggtagatctccaggaacagggctgggcagccctgatctaaAGCAATGGCTGCAACAGGTGAACGCAAATATGCAATCTAAGCTCCGTTGCGCAGATATGAAAAGTTATGTGAAATAAAGCCAGAGCGTCTTCCGTCTTGCTTGGCATCTCACCGCCACTAACACCTCACGTACTTCAGGAGTTTGCAAAAATCCAAGGGTTCAAGAGCTGGGGGGgtaatttcaatttcagaggGAATCTGATTGGATTAAAACCTGTTTGCGAACCTCTATCCCACTTGCACAGACACTTGACGCAATCCTGTTGAGGTTGGTATTCACTGTTAAAGAGACCACTTAGCATAGTTTTTTCTGCTCACGTAAGAGAACAGTAGCTAGGCTACATCCTATTTCTGTCTCTTGACCCCAATAGATAGCAACACTAATGATGCAAGTTTTTTAACCTGGTCAACAGCCACAATTAACCCTGGACCCACTCCAGAGTCCATGCTAAGAAAGGAATCTACCCCGGCGTTTCTCAACGCCGTGCCTCGCACAGCAGTGTAGTATTAAGGTTCGGGAACTGCTTGTAAATCAAAAGCCGCCGGATCAATTTCCACCGGGGAAGCTGCCGTTGCACTGAAACCTTGAGCAAGGCGCTGCATCTGAATGATCTGAGGTCTGCTAAATAGGGAAATATGAAGTATCAAATGAAGCCGAGGACTTATCACGATTAAGTACGTCAGTGCTGGTTattcttcctttaaaaaaaacaggtcatCTGAGGTGGCTATGTTCTACGGACACTAGTCTAGTACATGTCATGCGTTCCTGTTAAGTTATTCCAATTCATTCGAGTCccctttttacaaaataatggAAAGGATTAGCTAtgcgttttgtttttaaattgagcaAAGCACAATCAATTAACTAAGGAGGTGCAGTTTGCACAAAGGACCGGAATTAGCAGGACTATCTTGGGTATGTGGCATTTATATTATTACCAGCACGCATTTATCACGATTTCTTCGCCCGACAATAACGTCCACAGTACTAAAGACTAGCCAAATTTCTGGAAATCAGTAACTTAACTGCTCAAACATGAGGCCAAAACAAAAGCCACCATACATCCACACAGTGCCTGTGTGATATAATCTTACATAGGCCTACTATCGATAGGTATATTTCACCAAGTCTCCACTTTTGCCCATTGCACCAGAATTCAAGTTTTAAATTGAGATAAGTAATAGCACTAGCTAACTGTGCGAACAGTTAATAAAATGTATCTTACTGTTATGGTCATAATAATGAAGCGACAAGTGTAAGAAAACATGATCACGGCGAAGACCAAATGCTCATGATAACTGTGATCACGAGAGACAAAGTCGATCCGACCTCGGTGTCCATGAAATAAAGGCGAAATATAAGCATCAATTAGTTTTATATAAGCATCGGGTTGTTTTTTGCGTACTTAGTAAAGCGGAGCTTGCAGGCTAACCCATATGATCCCCTGTACTGCGCGTTGAGGTGcagttgtttttgttcctgACAGCCGCGAGAAAATGATTCGTAGGTTTTCAAATAATCCAATATTAAAACCCATGTAAGATGCATTCGTTCAATTTTCTAGGAATCCCAGAGCAACGCCATTCTGTAGTCTTACTGAGGTTTCAGAAACACTGTCATCTTTCTATCTTAAACTAACGTTAGCAATGACTTCATAACAGTATTTGCGTATTGCTAGCAGTCTGAATACCTCAACGGTAGCTGGCTGGCTAATACAAGTagttatatttgaaatgtgtattttaaagaCCCCGTCTGGTCTACTCTcagtattatatttttttaaaggctattGTTGTCCGCAAGTTATTGTCTAAGTGTCTTCCATTCGAACAAAATTCAAATATCACCAGCTCGATGTTAGCTACAAACCGACTAGCCTCGCTGGCTAGCTAgatggctaacgttagccaactcaacatgagaaaaataatttcgcTATGGCCAAACCCTATTGCCCTTATGTAGTGAGGTATATTTACACACTCAACAACGACATATATAGCAAGCGTTAGTTTGGTCACTGTCAAGCCACCAATCTTATTTAGCTTAACGACTAACGTAGCTAGCTACAATTGACGACTTTAACGTTACCTAACGACAGTATGCTCCCTTTTCGCCTAGCTAGTCTAACGCTGTTCTGCCAACCAAATAGCTACGAAGCACTAGcagctagctaacgctagcgcAGTGGCGTTAAGGGTTTGACAAGCAGGATCCTCGAGTCGTGTTATTATGCGTTATTTCCCTCGGTAGCCAAAAGCTTTAGCATTCATCTGCCgatttaatgtgaaaataaacatttgttacTCACCCATGGTGGCTGACTTATACAATTAACGCCGAGTTATCCTGCGATAAATAGATTTTAATCTGTgagctctccctcccttccagaATTTGCTGTCCGTAGACAATATGTCGGGGGCGCGAGCGACGGAAGGCCGGGGAAGACAAAATTTACGCAGCGActccccgcctcctccccccccccccgattcgaAGATGAAGTTTATGGCAGTACAGTTTCTATGACTAATGTATGTGTGGATTCATGCATGTGTCACCTCCAAATTTAACTAATAAGCTATATGAACCACTATCATTTAGTCTGCATATGTATATTTTCACAGTGTAATCTGCTCAGTTATCCTTGTTGCAGCATCTTTCAAAACTGATGTTATATTGagtaatgccccccccccccccccccagaaagaaagaaaaaacattatctAACTTCCAGACACATACCAAACTATTCCCATTCCTTATTTTAAAGTCCAGCATTAAAACCTGCCTCCGATACATTTTACTTGAATGAATGCCCTACACCGGGgttgcccaaccctgtccctggagatctagcatcctgtaggctttcatttcaatcctaatttggcagacttgattctactaattagcagctcatggAGATCTCTATATGCTGAACgaggagtgctttgttagggttgtagaaaaaacctacaggattgtatggggcgacatagctcaggaggtaagaccgattgtctggcagtcggagggttgctggttcaaaccccgccctgggcgtgtcgaagtgtccttgagcaagacacctaacccctaactgctctggcgaatgagaggcatcaattgtaaagcgctttggataaaagcactatataaatgcagtccatttaccatgcagtccatttgtagatctccaggaatcgGGCAGTGCAGCCCTGCTCCACACTATAATAATCCCACCTCACAATCTCAGACCTACAGCTGCCACAGCATACTACATAAAACCTGCACACCGGTATATGTCCATGGTCGCTAACTGTACACCGAGCTTCTTCACGTCAGCTGCGGCAGTTGgggaaacacacagaggagctgcGGGTTCAAATGCAAAGCGAAGCACTGTGCTGCCACTGCAAGATACCATCGCACACTGCTTTGGGATGATATGCAAAAATGTAAGACAAGCTGAACTGGATATAGCGGCGTCGGCTAAACAAATGAATCAGCGTTTAATTCTGACCCAGTGAGCTGTCTGCCCAGGGCTGGGTGCACCTTCCTTTCGCTCCAATTAGCATCTGTTTTCGGATATCAGCCTAAATGCTGGAGTGAGCCCACACTCcttaaaatgtgtgtgattggtcaaATCCTTCCACTTCCTCGGAATGTGTCGAGGAGCAGCTGGTGTTGGAATGTGTAAGCACTCAGCCATCAAATGTATGtacgtgtatacacacacgcaaatacaatctcacacacacaaacaggcatgcagacacacacacacacacacacacacacacacgcacacaaatcaAGGAGAATACCAGCCATTAAGGGAATACAAAAATATGCTTCTTCTTTATTTATGGCagatcagaacaaaaaaaaacatcaacaacacaaaaaaaaaaatccaactgtagaaaaaatacaaagcTCTCATGCGCATTTCTCATTTTCCCCAAAAGGCCGAACAAGGGAGAGTTAACTTATCTTCTGGTCGGCCGAACTGTTCATGTACGAGTAGGCCTTCCCCAGAACTATTCTGTCCCGAAGCAGTTTGAAAAAGGCGTAGTAGTTGCTGAACAGAATTAATGCCAGGGATATGGTCTGATGCCACTTCTCCGAGCACATCAGGGAGTACAGCTGGTAGAATATCATCGCTCCCTCCAGAATTATGAGGATGTTTAATATTCGCAGCGGCTTGTTGAAGAAAAACTGTGAAAGAGAAGAGAGCATTTTATCAGCGAACAGGGCCGTTAAATCAGGAGTTTCCTCTCAAGACTAATGAACACCCGGAacgtttgttttatttcaccgtggagagaaaaaaacacacaaagctcCACCACAAGATGGCGACACGGTCACAGCAGTACGCTTGCATGCCGTGCGTATTTATAACTGGACTGTCACCCCAACCATTTTGAGTGCAATGTGGCCTCTGATCCAAGACCACTTTTCTGAGGACACAATTCAGTAAAACCTAGGGTGAAGTTTTCCAAGGTGATCACCCTAAAATCTCTCCACAAATAATGCCTCCTTTTTCATCCTCAAACGATTTCTTTCCCAGGATATGATGACTTTTACAGAACCCTTCTCTCACTGGAAATTTTGCATTAAAAccatcatttttattacagatAACCTGTCAATCTCGCACTGCGGCTGGAAATAAACAGTCTTCTAACTACATGGAACCAGAGGGACAGCATTTAAATAACCACACGCTCCACTACAGGCCTGGACACACCCTCTACAACCGGGACACTCCCACCACAGAAAGCGACAGTTTCCCCTAAAGCGGGAAAACACGTGGCTTCTTCTTCCGCTTTCTTCAATTCCTGTCTGGAAAATGTCTTCTTATCAAGCGCTCTGCGACAGCCCATTTTGTAAACGGGAGCCAAGCCTGATCGCAAACCCCAAAAGCCTTCCGTGACGGAAGCCGAGCCGGCGGGGCTAGCCCGCGACGGTACTCACGTAGAATCGGTAATGGGAGATGTCCGAAGGCACTGCTACGTTGTAGTGGCCCATGGCTTTGAACACGTTCTTGTTGTGCTTCACCAGGACCCCCTGAGGCCACATGTACTCCTCTGTCCATCTGCgaggggtgaaaaaaaaaaaaaaaacatggtaaaGTACAGCAGGGGTTCCCCAAAATTTggtaaggggggagggggggaggggggggggcggaggtccCATAATTTATGGGGTTCTCATAAGACCCATAAATGAGACCTCAATAACACTGTTGACTTCTGAGACCTTGATTAGCCCCCACAACAGACAGCTCTGTGGCAGGTGATTAACACACTTGtacatggggcgacatagctcaggaggtaagaccgattgtctggcagtcagagggttgccggttcaaaccccgccctgggcatgtcgaagtgtccttgagcaagacacctaacccctaacccctaactgctctggcgaatgagaggcatcaattttaaagcgttttggataaaagcgctatataaatgcagtccatttaccatttacatgggAGCGGGCCCAaatccagtccatttaccatttacatgggAGCGGGCCCAAATCATGATGTCTTTAATCATGCATACATCACGGTTCCTCATGAGACgtctagctttttttttgtacaatatgGCAACCAATACAGtataaatacacagaaaatCGTGAATAAAGCAAGGTTGAAGGTTTGATTGTTTAAAATAACCTATGCACTGCATTTTGAGCCACTCCAGGTCTTAATGGAAGCAGGTTAGTGCAGTGAGACAcatccaccagcagggggctcaGGAGAATCACCTGCTTCTAATAAAACCCGGAGAAGCTCAAAGGACATAAGCATCATTATTATTCAACTAATTTCAACTAAAATCTTTACACAACTGGGGTTTATCTGTCCTTTCTGGAGCATGAAAGACCCAGTTAAAACGTTTTTTAACTGAGTCGGGCCCAAGTAAATCTGCATCATTGTGTACTTACAGGGCTacccagccctgtgcctggagatgtaccatcctgtaggttttcactctaaccctaacaaagcacacctcattcaacagctagagatcttgttgagctgctgattaggAGAATCAGTTGTGCCAGACTAGAGTCtgaattaaaacctacaggacagcagatttccaggaacagggttgggtggCCCTGGTATACTATTTTAGCATCTATTTTAATAACATAAATGTACCATTTCATACTTTAAAACTATTGCTTGTAGAATAAAAATACAAcgatataaattaaaatatacatctTATGTGAAACAGtttaatataaacatatattggcttattaacaataaaaacaagaattaaACAGCGACCTACATGTGCTGGAGGACGttggagcagagggaggggtccACTTTCTGCCAGCAGCCCAGGTGGGCGGCGGCCTTGTGGAGCAGGTCGCAGTACCGGGGGGGCAGCAGGTGCCTCATGAGCGTGACGGAGGTGCTGACCGAAACCAGGATGAAGAGCTCACAGGACCAGCGCCGGTCCACGTACTGCGTGCTCTgccggaggggagggggggggagagaagaggtGGGAACGAGGCCTCTGGGTAAAAACTGTCGGCCGAGCGAACAGCCATGACCGCGGTCTGCGCTGACCGGGCCAGTAAAAGCAAAAACTTactaaatttttttataaagttgtaaaaaaaaaaaaagtagtaatTTATAATTCATAACCAATAATACTTTCTATTTATCGTTAGCCGTAGCAGGGATAAAGTTCAGGGTACGACAGGACAAACCGTAGCCTCAGATAAGCCACACTAAAGCAACTGTATTGAAGGGAAGTGACGACTCCAGCAACCTTTAACGCATTCTTCTGAGAATCTGAACAAGGGCTCaatgctaatatttttttttccatggagCGTATTGTGCCCCAAACTGGGAAAAGTTAGGAGCGCACGGATGCATCCCAGTCAGTAGATgcgctcctaaattatttttacgGTTAGCACAAATCCATTTTCGGGAGCAAATgcccctaaaatgggagcactgtggAGCCCTGTGAGCTGTAATGCAAGTGTTTTGCTACTCTCCGAGTACAGTTGGCCTGAGATATTAAGGGTTTTGGCATTTCACACACCAAGACCAACTGCCAAATCGTGCTCTCCGCGATacattgttttccattaaatcATAACGACGTATCATCAAAATCATTATAACGCCATTTGGCAGTTCGTACGAAGACAAACTGCCAAATCGTGTAATCCCCAACacgttttttcccccattaatCCATAATTACACATCGCAAAATCATTATGATGTCTTCGCTGATCCGTGTTATTCTGCCGTTATTTTTATTGcaacgctaaaaaaaaaatttaccaaAAAACCACTCCCAAGTGGGGCCAACAGACGGAGAAGCAGGAAAGAACAGGGTGTAGCCGAGCTATCCCATTTACctcaccattacattacattacattacaggcatttagcagacgctcttatccagagcgacttacacaacttttcacatagcattttacattgtatccatttatacaactggatatatactgaagcaattttggttaagtaccttgctcaagggtacaacggcagtgtcctacccgggaatcgaacctgcgacctttcggttacaagcccagttccttacccactgtgctacactccgtcccacaACAGCGTTACTACAGTCTACGTCAGCATCACTGATGTGACTGCAGCCAGGCAGGGTTGTCATGAGCACACTGAGGAGACGTACTGACCAAACTAACTGAAACTGtactgaaaattttttttaaatttttttttttaactcgtGACATAATTTGCCAAAATGCTAGCACATCGCACATCTCGTTTGTACAACATAATGCTCATTAGAGCTGTTTTGCAATTGGTTTGTATAACCAGCTTAATGTTCAGTAAGGGAGTTGTCAATTGAGTCTGCACACTTGCAGTCTCTCTCAGGACTACGCTTTTCCCGTCTAGGGAATCCGTGACCTTCGATCCCCTGACCTTTGCACTTGCGCGTGCACCGTACGTCGCTCAGGAGAGGAGTGCTGGCTGAacgtcaaaaaagaaaagaatcaaAACAACGCGTTTCCAGGGAGATGTACACTGTACTCGCTCTCTTACTGcaagtgaaattaaatgaacGCTGTCTATGAATAATGCTTCATAAGAGCACTATAACTCCTTTATAagcaccatttttattttttttttaaaagcactggaGCCCTCTTGAACCCACAAAAGCTCTGTTACAGTGAGCTTGGGGAAATGAGGTCACCCACCTTGACAAACAAAGTTGAGGGGGACGGGTGGtgagggtggggttgggggcaggAGAGGTCACCGACCATGACAAAAcgagatgggggtgggggtgttggggggaagACACCAACCATGACGGActaagatggggggggggggggggggtggtggggttggggggaggacAGGTCACTCACCTTGACGAACCAGACGGGCACAAAGGCAACGTAGTACGCGCTGAGCATGGAGCTGACCAGCACCTCCTTCATCCTCCAGTTGAAGTCCATCTTCAGGTACTCCACCTCCTTGCGGATGAGGTCGGGGGAGAGGCAGCAGGCGTGGGTGGGCATGACCTGCACGCCGTACAGCTGGCTGGTGTGCTGCTTCCACGTCTCCTTCAGCACCGTCAGGTAGTCCCGccccccggccacgccccccaccTCCTTCGACCCGATGCTGGTGATGGGCGACAGGGTCCCCGCGCGCCGGAAGTCGCAGTTCAGCCGGAAGAAGGGGATGTACATGCCGAACCTGTGTGCGCGCGTGGGAGATatcttttgttgttattattttttttttatttcattacatttttatttgtaaaacgCTTTTTACAGAACCGCTGCCACAAAGCCACttcacaggaaaacaggaaaacctGATCCCCTCAAACACCAACAAGTGAGGAAATCTCCAGTGGAAAGAAAAGTAGAACCTGGCTTAGAGGGGGGGCTGCCTACTGGTGACTAAAGGTGTCAATGCGTTTCCCCAGCAACCAGGTGGGAcagataagagtatctgctaaatcAATGTAATGTGAAGAAAGAGCAACAAAGAAAGAGGATGAGGATGTAACAAAATGGGCATTGTGCTATCACTTATAATGGTAGCTTATGGATAATACAACAGGGACAGGACACTTCTGTCATCACCTGTTGCTTGGAGacgagagagaggagctgcaTCAATCAAGGACCACGTTGGAGATAAACAGAACAACACGACGATGATTGGTGGAGAAAAAGGATGTGGAGGATGGAATGGAGCgggcattgtgatgtcacagtggcaTGTCCCACACTCACAGGTAGCAGAAGAACAGAAGGTTGAGGATGGAATGGAGCgggcattgtgatgtcacagtggcaTGTCCCACACTCACAGGTAGCAGAAGAACAGAAGGTTGAGGATGGAATGGAGCgggcattgtgatgtcacagtgacatcCCCCACACTCACAGGTAGCAGAAGAACAGAAGGTTGAGGATGGAACGGGGCAGgcgttgtgatgtcacaaccaTGTCAGCGCCATACTCACGGGTAGCACAGGAAGAGCAGATTGAGGACGGAGTACGTCCTGAAGAGGTGAATGAGCGATCTGCACAGGCTCCAGCCCGTCAGCGTGAGCACAGCGAAGCGCGCCGTCACCAGGAAGATGGAGTGCGGGAACGAGAGCTTCCCGCTCTGAGACgcctggaaagagagagagagagcgcgagagagggagggagggagggagagagagagacagagagagagagacacaccaCTGTCAGCTTCCCCTAACATTTCACACCTTCTCTTATCATCCCACACAAtcgcatacacacaggcatgagCAGAAATGAGCAGCTCTGTACACATAtggccacagacacagacacacacacacagcgctcaaACGCTTCCCAAAGCAGCTCACACCACTCAGTCTGTTTACCACCCGCGGActcaaacacatccacacacgccCTTGaaaaaacacgcacatgcatgaacacacacacaaacacacatatgaaagtgcacacatgcatgaacacaaacacacgcacatacacacacacgcacatatgaaagcgcacacatatgcatgaacacacacacgcatgcatgcacacacacacgaaaacacACGCTTGtgaacagacacacatgaacacacacacacacacacacacacacacacacacacacacacataaaagcacacacTTATGCATGAAAACACACGcgcatgtccacacacacacatgcacatatgaaAGCGCACACACCCAGAGGAAGGGTACTTACCTCTTTCACTATTGCGGCAATCAGCCTGCGAGCCAGCACAATGATGGTGAACACCAGCATGTTATAGTCAATGAGGTGAAAATTCTGGAAGAGATCACATTCAGATATCAGAGAATGCTACGTGTCCTGTCAAAATACAACAAAGGGAATGAATTCATGCCAAAAACATGCAAAGAACATCTAGTGAACTACACAGTGAAATTATAAGAAGTTTCATACAGCTTGGTCACAAGAGAGCAAAACAATGGGAATAACCATGACAGTGTAGGCGTacatttaaaattctgagaaCCACGGCGGCAGTTCATGAAGGACCACAACAGGTTTGCAATACCCAGAAACACAACTTCAGAACACGCCCACAATTTAAGATTATCCGGTTTGGATATGGATTGTGGCATCTTAAATTCGGAAGCATTCATGAAATCccgcacacaaaaacataacaaCACTGAGACAAGGGGCCGGTATAGAGAAGGATTACTGAATTAGCTGGATAGCTGTGCTAAGTAAACCcaggaacagctctttttactccAGTCCaggttccagatttgggagagtTCCTAGTTTCTCACATCCAGCACAGGACCTCTACGAACACATTCCCATGTGCTGCTCACATTCAGGcgagaaataaatgaaaaactctGGACCACATTCAACAATTATGcagtttttaaattgttttatctGTTAACTTTGTTTATGTAAATGGAGTCAGGGATTCAATAAAGTCTCACAGATTCAGACATTACACCAGACAAACGTAATTCTTGGCAGGGACCTGGGAACTGCCAGACGACGCAGGCGAATTTCGGGAGAGACAGGAAACGGTCAGCGACAGCGACGTCATTTCTAAAGAAATATGACGTGACCGGTGAAGAAAGCCAAGCGTCCCACCAGGACCCGATTCACCCGATAACGAAAGGCGGAGTTCCCGAGAAGAACAGGGCCGAGCCCTCGCGGCCCGCGGCCGAACCCGGGCCCCAGAGGGCCGAGCGGAACCGCCGGCGCCATCGCCGGACTCACCAGAGACGTGTGCGAgggcgggtgggagggagggtACCACCAGACGGTCTTGTAGATGTTGACGTAATGGACGAAGAGCGCGATGAGCTGGCAGAAGAAGAGGTGGAGCTCGAACAGAACGTTCCGGTCCATGGAGAGGTCGGGGATCTTGCAGTGCTTGAGCGGGACCACCGTCTGCGCCGCCAAGGGGGGGCTGGAGATCCCCGTGCCGGACCCGCTCCTGgcccacgcaaacacacacacacacacacacacgtacacacacacgcgcacacacacacacacgcgcacgcagagatgcacacacacacacaaacacacacacaaacacacacacacacgcacgcacgcacgcacacacaaacacacgcacacacacgcacgcacgcacacacacgcacgcacgcacgcacgcacacacacaaaatcaacatTTCTGCAGGCTGCTGTGGCTATCAGCTGACACACATTTAAGGAGACCCCAGGCTTATGGGAGGCCCCTGGTTGCTTCTAACAGCCAAAGTTGACGAGGCACTGCTAAGAGCTATGGTAAAATTATAAGATTGGCGATAGCTATAGAAGGAAtgtatgttacattacagttaGTCATGATGAAATGTATGTTGATGTCGGAGTTGCTGAGACTTTAAGACTCGTTATTCCTGGGCCACAGGGTGAAAAGGTTTGGGAACTACTGACAGGGAAGATGCTTTTACCTGGAACAACTTATGAtaactcaacaacaaaaacaacaattgcctgaccattacactacactgacATCCCCTTCAGTCGCTGACACTGGCTGAAATCCCTTACCCCAGCGTGCAATAACACTGTAACCAGCTGTCAATCAGAAAACTCCAGGTACCAAGGTGTGACACACCGTGATCGCACTCACCTGGTCCGGGACCGCACCCCCGTCACCGGGGAGCTGGTGGAGTGGTTGCCGTTGCCGACCGAGCCCGGTTCGCTGCTCAAGGGAGAGCGGCAGTAAGAGGTGCGATTGGCTCCCCTCCGTCCGCCCGCCATTCCGGACACACCCAGCGCTGGTCGCCTGGCTGCGCGCGTGCACCTGCTGTGCTTCCTCCCCTGTCAGCGGGAAACACCCTTGGCACCTGGCCGAAgaacgaaataaaaaaaaataaaaataaaaaaaacaccgaGTAACAGGAGCGCCCAGGTGCGCTGAAGCCTGACCACAGAGCTTGGCTGCGTTTCAGCTGAGAATTCCCACGTGCAATCCGTAAATCAACATTTAGCGATATGACGTAAGAACTGCCTATTTGTCCGATTACAGGCCCGGGGTAGAGCAGAAATTCGGATAAGGAGGAGGTCCACTGTCGGCAAAGCCAGCTCAAACCCACAAGACCGTTAAAAACACAGACCGTTATGCATTCTGTCAGCATGTACAAAATATACACTGACATAATTAATTAAGCGTACAGTTTTACACTACGCCGTCCACTTCTTGAACAGGAAT
This window of the Anguilla anguilla isolate fAngAng1 chromosome 1, fAngAng1.pri, whole genome shotgun sequence genome carries:
- the tmem39b gene encoding transmembrane protein 39B, coding for MAGGRRGANRTSYCRSPLSSEPGSVGNGNHSTSSPVTGVRSRTRSGSGTGISSPPLAAQTVVPLKHCKIPDLSMDRNVLFELHLFFCQLIALFVHYVNIYKTVWWYPPSHPPSHTSLNFHLIDYNMLVFTIIVLARRLIAAIVKEASQSGKLSFPHSIFLVTARFAVLTLTGWSLCRSLIHLFRTYSVLNLLFLCYPFGMYIPFFRLNCDFRRAGTLSPITSIGSKEVGGVAGGRDYLTVLKETWKQHTSQLYGVQVMPTHACCLSPDLIRKEVEYLKMDFNWRMKEVLVSSMLSAYYVAFVPVWFVKSTQYVDRRWSCELFILVSVSTSVTLMRHLLPPRYCDLLHKAAAHLGCWQKVDPSLCSNVLQHIWTEEYMWPQGVLVKHNKNVFKAMGHYNVAVPSDISHYRFYFFFNKPLRILNILIILEGAMIFYQLYSLMCSEKWHQTISLALILFSNYYAFFKLLRDRIVLGKAYSYMNSSADQKIS